From Pogoniulus pusillus isolate bPogPus1 chromosome 5, bPogPus1.pri, whole genome shotgun sequence, the proteins below share one genomic window:
- the HHLA2 gene encoding HERV-H LTR-associating protein 2: MLVGSIPELWEMWVRPMAESGKGVTKQATVEGLFSKDCILPCSFPPGNGEVIHWKKGDKNVHSYYIQSDQMKNQDLDYKSRTYLFHQNIHNGNASLKLSNLTVTDEGLYNCYVGTLETKTEWKVTLYVRVSSYYALEYQKTGSRRMLMCYAFLTYPAPQITWLLGNTSIQETNQETSRDGVLYSLRSDQNIANTTDTYHCRIHLPYANWTAEWRMEEQLSVVEGGNTTVPCDYSNTIADTEGFSVVWTRDGVILGMAAFNGTFHSSHPRAQVNQSDFSLMLHDLTTQDSGEYLCNISTPYYTKLIVRTLEVENSKGIGAIVTGAIVSAVALLVGGGVGVVFWNKVDPTLKLQCEKSEHSASVMLLVDQMEEARMFPALLHVEEENMKTELLLLQRVECIFHLTSRSQNNMKM; the protein is encoded by the exons GTGTTACAAAGCAGGCAACAGTTGAAGGGCTGTTCTCCAAGGATTGCATCCTTCCTTGCTCTTTCCCACCTGGGAATGGTGAAGTAATTCACTGGAAGAAAGGGGACAAAAATGTGCACAGCTACTACATACAGAGTGATCAGATGAAAAATCAAGACTTGGATTACAAAAGCAGAACATACCTTTTCCACCAGAACATTCATAATGGAAATGCCTCCTTGAAACTTAGTAACCTGACTGTGACTGATGAGGGCCTTTATAACTGCTATGTGGGAACACTGGAAACAAAAACAGAATGGAAAGTGACGCTGTATGTAAGAG TTTCCTCTTATTATGCACTGGAATACCAAAAGACAGGCTCGAGAAGAATGCTGATGTGCTACGCCTTCCTCACATATCCAGCACCACAGATAACTTGGCTACTAGGCAATACATCCATCCAGGAAACAAATCAGGAGACAAGCAGGGATGGAGTTCTGTATTCTCTTAGAAGTGACCAGAATATTGCAAACACAACTGACACTTACCACTGTCGTATTCATCTCCCCTATGCAAACTGGACTGCCGAGTGGCGGATGGAAG AGCAGCTGTCTGTTGTAGAAGGAGGGAACACTACAGTTCCTTGTGACTACAGCAACACCATTGCAGACACTGAAGGTTTCAGTGTTGTCTGGACAAGAGATGGAGTGATTTTAGGCATGGCTGCCTTCAATGGAACATTTCACTCATCCCATCCTCGAGCCCAGGTGAACCAAAGTGACTTTTCACTGATGCTGCATGATCTTACTACCCAGGACAGCGGAGAATATCTGTGCAATATTTCAACACCTTACTACACAAAGCTCATTGTGAGAACTTTAGAAGTTG AGAACTCAAAAGGCATCGGGGCAATTGTGACTGGAGCGATCGTCTCGGCTGTGGCGCTGCTGGTCGGTGGTGGTGTTGGTGTGGTTTTCTGGAACAAG GTAGATCCAACACTGAAGCTTCAGTGTGAGAAGAGTGAACACTCAGCTTCAGTTATGTTGCTGGTGGATCAGATGGAAGAAGCAAGAATGTTTCCTGCACTGTT ACACGTAGAAGAAGAGAACAtgaaaacagagctgctgctgctgcagagagtggaGTGCATCTTCCACTTAACCTCCCGAAGTCAAAACAACATGAAAATGTGA